The following are encoded in a window of Mustela nigripes isolate SB6536 chromosome 1, MUSNIG.SB6536, whole genome shotgun sequence genomic DNA:
- the EIF4G2 gene encoding eukaryotic translation initiation factor 4 gamma 2, which translates to MGRRFLLPCCCPCLPPSECQPLNTRVPRIFPDALCFSFLPSSSLPTPSINIILLKILRCQAAKVESAIAEGGASRFSASSGGGGSRGAPQHYPKTAGNSEFLGKTPGQNAQKWIPARSTRRDDNSAANNSANEKERHDAIFRKVRGILNKLTPEKFDKLCLELLNVGVESKLILKGVILLIVDKALEEPKYSSLYAQLCLRLAEDAPNFDGPAAEGQPGQKQSTTFRRLLISKLQDEFENRTRNVDVYDKRENPLLPEEEEQRAIAKIKMLGNIKFIGELGKLDLIHESILHKCIKTLLEKKKRVQLKDMGEDLECLCQIMRTVGPRLDHERAKSLMDQYFARMCSLMLSKELPARIRFLLQDTVELREHHWVPRKAFLDNGPKTINQIRQDAVKDLGVFIPAPMAQGMRSDFFLEGPFMPPRMKMDRDPLGGLADMFGQMPGSGIGTGPGVIQDRFSPTMGRHRSNQLFNGHGGHIMPPTQSQFGEMGGKFMKSQGLSQLYHNQSQGLLSQLQGQSKDMPPRFSKKGQLNADEISLRPAQSFLMNKNQVPKLQPQITMIPPSAQPPRTQTPPLGQTPQLGLKTNPPLIQEKPAKTSKKPPPSKEELLKLTETVVTEYLNSGNANEAVNGVREMRAPKHFLPEMLSKVIILSLDRSDEDKEKASSLISLLKQEGIATSDNFMQAFLNVLDQCPKLEVDIPLVKSYLAQFAARAIISELVSISELAQPLESGTHFPLFLLCLQQLAKLQDREWLTELFQQSKVNMQKMLPEIDQNKDRMLEILEGKGLSFLFPLLKLEKELLKQIKLDPSPQTIYKWIKDNISPKLHVDKGFVNILMTSFLQYISSEVNPPSDETDSSSAPSKEQLEQEKQLLLSFKPVMQKFLHDHVDLQVSALYALQVHCYNSNFPKGMLLRFFVHFYDMEIIEEEAFLAWKEDITQEFPGKGKALFQVNQWLTWLETAEEEESEEEAD; encoded by the exons atggggCGGAGGTTCCTGCTGCCATGTTGTTGCCCGTGTCTTCCTCCTTCTGAGTGCCAGCCACTGAACACCCGTGTCCCTCGCATCTTCCCGGATGCCCTCT GTTTTTCATTTCTCCcatcctcttcccttcccaccccatccattaatattattcttttgaaGATTCTTCGTTGTCAAGCCGCCAAAGTGGAGAGTGCGATTGCAGAAGGGGGTGCTTCTCGTTTCAG tgcttCTTCGGGCGGAGGAGGAAGTAGGGGTGCACCTCAGCACTATCCCAAGACTGCTGGCAACAG CGAGTTCCTGGGGAAAACCCCAGGGCAAAACGCTCAGAAATGGATTCCTGCACGAAGCACTAGACGAGATGACAACTCCGCAGCAAACAACTCCGCAAATGAAAAAGAACGACATGATGCAATCTTCAGGAAAGTAAGAGG CATACTAAATAAGCTTACTCCTGAAAAGTTTGACAAGCTATGCCTTGAGCTCCTCAATGTGGGTGTAGAGTCTAAACTCATCCTTAAAGGGGTCATACTGCTG ATTGTGGACAAAGCCCTAGAAGAGCCAAAGTATAGCTCACTGTATGCTCAGCTATGTCTGCGATTGGCAGAAGATGCACCAAACTTTGATGGCCCAGCAGCAGAGGGTCAACCAGGACAGAAGCAAAGCACA aCATTCAGACGCCTCCTAATTTCCAAATTACAAGATGAATTTGAAAACCGAACCAGAAATGTTGATG TCTATGATAAGCGTGAAAATCCCCTCCTCCccgaggaggaggaacagagagccATTGCTAAGATCAAGATGTTGGGGAACATCAAATTCATTGGAGAACTTGGAAAGCTTGATCTTATTCATGAATCTATCCTTCATAAGTGCATCAAAACA cttttggaaaagaagaagagagtcCAACTCAAAGATATGGGAGAGGATTTGGAGTGCCTCTGTCAGATAATGAGGACAGTGGGACCTAGATTAGACCATGAACGAGCCAAG tcCTTAATGGATCAGTACTTTGCCCGAATGTGCTCCTTGATGTTAAGTAAGGAATTGCCAGCAAGGATTCGTTTCCTGCTGCAG gataCCGTAGAGTTGCGAGAACACCATTGGGTTCCTCGCAAGGCTTTTCTTGACAATGGACCAAAGACGATCAATCAAATCCGTCAAGATGCAGTAAAA gatctaGGAGTGTTTATTCCTGCTCCTATGGCTCAAGGAATGAGAAGTGACTTCTTTCTGGAGGGACCGTTCATGCCACCCAGGATGAAAATGGATAGGGACCCACTTGGAGGACTTGCTGATATGTTTGGACAAATGCCAG GTAGTGGAATTGGTACTGGTCCAGGAGTTATACAGGATAGATTTTCACCCACCATGGGGCGTCATCGTTCGAATCAACTCTTCAATGGCCATGGGGGACACATCATGCCTCCCACACAATCGCAGTTTGGAGAGATGGGAGGCAAGTTCATGAAAAGCCAG GGGCTAAGCCAGCTCTACCATAACCAGAGTCAGGGACTCTTATCCCAGCTGCAAGGACAGTCGAAGGATATGCCACCTCGGTTTTCTAAGAAAGGACAGCTTAATGCAGATGAG ATTAGCCTGAGGCCTGCTCAGTCGTTCCTAATGAATAAAAATCAAGTGCCAAAGCTTCAGCCCCAGATAACTATGATTCCTCCTAGTGCACAACCACCACGCACTCAAACGCCGCCTCTGGGACAG acacCTCAGCTTGGTCTCAAAACTAATCCACCACTTATCCAGGAAAAGCCTGCTAAGACCAGTAAAAAGCCACCACCATCGAAGGAAGAACTACTTAAACTAACT GAAACTGTTGTGACTGAATATCTGaatagtgggaatgcaaatgaaGCTGTCAATGGTGTACGAGAAATGAGGGCTCCTAAACACTTTCTTCCTGAGATGTTAAGCAAAGTAATTATCCTGTCACTAGATAGAAGtgatgaagataaagaaaaagcaagttcTTTGATCAGTTTGCTCAAACAGGAAGGGATAGCCACAAGTGACAACTTCATGCAG GCTTTCCTGAATGTATTGGACCAGTGCCCCAAACTGGAGGTTGACATCCCTTTGGTGAAATCATATTTAGCACAGTTTGCAGCTCGTGCCATCATTTCAGAGCTGGTGAGCATTTCAGAACTAGCTCAACCACTGGAAAGTGGCacccattttcctctcttcttactTTGTCTTCAGCAATTAGCTAAATTACAAGATCGAGAATGGTTAACAGAACTTTTTCAACAAAGCAAGGTCAATATGCAGAAAATGCTCCCAG AAATTGATCAGAATAAGGACCGCATGTTGGAGATTCTGGAAGGAAAGGGACTGAGTTTCTTATTCCCACTCCTCAAATTGGAGAAGGAACTGCTGAAGCAAATAAAGTTGGATCCATCCCCTCAGACCatatataaatggattaaagataaCATCTCCCCCAAACTTCATGTAGATAAAGGATTTGTGAACATCTTAATGACTAG CTTCTTACAGTATATTTCTAGTGAAGTAAACCCACCCAGTGATGAGACAgattcttcctctgctccttccaaaGAACAGTTAGAGCAGGAAAAACAACTGCTTCTTTCTTTCAAGCCAGTAATGCAGAAATTTCTTCACGATCACGTTGATCTGCAAGTCAGTGCCCTGTATGCTCTTCAGGTGCACTGCTACAACAGCAACTTCCCCAAAG GCATGTTACTCCGcttttttgttcacttttatgACATGGAAATTATTGAAGAAGAAGCTTTCTTGGCTTGGAAAGAAGATATAACCCAAGAGTTTCCTGGGAAAGGCAAGGCTTTGTTCCAG GTGAATCAGTGGCTAACCTGGCTAGAAACTGCTGAAGAAGAGGAGTCCGAGGAAGAAGCTGACTAA